One window of the Bradyrhizobium sp. NP1 genome contains the following:
- a CDS encoding flagellar protein: MSISSINYGSSILGQSVRNISDQLADLSTQLSTGLKSTTYAGMGVNEGFAIAARAQLSNISAFGNTITNVNTIIQAANTALQSLQSTASSVQSAAAATPQNLNSTGQTIAQQNASAQLSSIVGILNTQVGDRYIFSGSAINTQAVASSDDIMNGTATKAGLKQVIAERQQADLGTSGLGRLVVTQPTTTSVQVAEDVAGSPFGFKLSSVSSTLTGATISGPSGSPPAISVDLGATNPNPGDQLTFTFNLPDGSQESVKLTATTTSPAPSGSFTIGGSSTATAGNISAALTNSITTLANTALVAASAVAAGDNFFNTDSTATGTVANNKLTTPAPITGATLLSGGANTDSLSASFATGDTITVNGQQITFVASGAHGNNQVNVTDSVQTLLSKIDALSGTSNPSTVSGGVVTLRTDNAANFSVTSSNTAALGALGFSGPVSATQPPLRVGSPFGSATKLVNGSANTVAWYTGNSGPGSARASSTVRVDQSQTVQFGAQANEQAIRSMIQSIAVFAAVTTPPTGTNSGAQIAALSSRTAANLTPQAGQQTISNIQTDFANAQNTMKDVSARQTQTLSALQNMISQTEGIDQNQVASELLALQTSLQASYQTTAMLSQLSLTKFLPVA, encoded by the coding sequence ATGTCGATCTCCAGCATCAACTACGGCAGCTCGATCCTCGGCCAGTCGGTCCGCAACATCAGCGACCAGCTCGCCGACCTCTCGACGCAGCTCTCGACGGGCCTCAAATCGACGACCTATGCCGGCATGGGCGTCAACGAGGGGTTCGCGATCGCCGCGCGCGCGCAGCTTTCCAACATCTCGGCCTTCGGCAACACCATCACCAACGTCAACACGATCATCCAGGCCGCCAACACCGCGCTGCAGTCGCTGCAGAGCACCGCAAGCTCGGTGCAGAGCGCCGCGGCGGCGACCCCGCAGAACCTCAACTCGACCGGCCAGACCATCGCGCAGCAGAACGCGTCGGCCCAGCTCTCCTCGATCGTCGGCATCCTGAACACCCAGGTCGGTGATCGCTACATCTTCTCGGGCAGCGCCATCAACACGCAGGCGGTCGCATCCAGCGACGACATCATGAACGGCACCGCCACCAAGGCCGGCCTGAAGCAGGTGATCGCCGAGCGCCAGCAGGCGGATCTCGGCACCAGCGGACTGGGGCGCCTCGTGGTCACGCAGCCGACCACCACCTCGGTGCAGGTCGCCGAGGACGTCGCCGGCTCCCCGTTCGGCTTCAAGCTGAGCTCGGTTTCGTCGACGTTGACCGGTGCGACGATTTCGGGTCCTTCCGGGTCGCCCCCGGCGATCTCGGTCGACCTCGGCGCCACCAATCCCAACCCGGGCGACCAGCTCACCTTCACCTTCAATCTTCCCGACGGCTCGCAGGAGTCGGTCAAGCTGACGGCGACCACGACGTCGCCGGCGCCATCGGGCAGCTTCACGATCGGCGGCAGCTCGACGGCGACGGCGGGCAATATCAGCGCGGCGCTGACGAACTCGATCACGACGCTCGCCAACACCGCGCTGGTGGCGGCCTCCGCGGTTGCGGCGGGTGACAATTTCTTCAACACCGACAGCACCGCGACCGGCACCGTCGCCAACAACAAGCTGACGACGCCGGCGCCGATCACAGGGGCGACGCTACTGTCCGGCGGGGCCAATACCGACTCGCTGTCGGCGAGTTTCGCGACCGGCGACACCATCACCGTCAACGGCCAGCAGATCACCTTCGTGGCCTCGGGCGCCCACGGCAACAACCAGGTCAACGTCACCGACAGCGTCCAGACGCTGCTCTCCAAGATCGACGCGCTCAGCGGGACCTCGAACCCGTCGACCGTCAGCGGCGGCGTGGTCACGCTGCGCACCGACAACGCCGCGAATTTCTCGGTGACGAGCTCGAATACGGCGGCCCTGGGGGCGCTCGGATTTTCCGGCCCGGTCAGCGCGACGCAGCCTCCATTGCGGGTCGGCTCGCCATTCGGCTCGGCGACCAAGCTGGTCAACGGCTCCGCCAATACGGTTGCCTGGTATACCGGCAATTCCGGTCCGGGCTCGGCGCGCGCGTCCTCGACCGTGCGCGTCGACCAGTCGCAGACCGTGCAGTTCGGCGCGCAGGCCAATGAGCAGGCGATCCGCTCGATGATCCAGTCGATCGCGGTGTTCGCGGCGGTGACGACGCCGCCGACGGGGACCAATTCGGGCGCGCAGATCGCGGCCCTGAGCTCGCGGACGGCGGCGAACCTGACGCCGCAGGCCGGCCAGCAGACGATCTCCAACATCCAGACCGACTTCGCCAATGCGCAGAACACGATGAAGGACGTGTCCGCGCGGCAGACACAGACCCTGAGCGCGCTGCAGAACATGATCAGCCAGACCGAGGGCATCGACCAGAACCAGGTTGCGAGCGAGCTGCTGGCGCTGCAGACCAGCCTGCAGGCCTCCTATCAGACCACCGCGATGCTTTCGCAGCTCAGCCTGACCAAGTTCCTGCCGGTGGCGTAG
- a CDS encoding tetratricopeptide repeat-containing glycosyltransferase family protein, translating to MNRRERRAAAKQGKVDLNPTGTATAAAFYEAGLGHMRAGRHLDARLCCQQALGLDPDHADTQHLLGLLSFHARQFDHAVEWISRALKQQPRPQYLTSLGTALLNLGRREDAVRAFDTAVRLKPDDADLWRNLGNVLVDAERPADAILSFQHALALDPSHWDAAFKAGVLLQEAARFEEALTYLNLCNRLQPRHAQTLQRRGLALYGLGRFEDALADARSASALEPADAFSCNNVGTALQSLGRHDEALSWFDRTLALCPNKVETLNNKACSLVELHRFDEAFAVYEQAQRIDPGNALTEWNVALLHMLTGNFEAGWAGREARWNVAALQSTGPARLSRPMWRGEPISGQTILLHSDEGLGDSIQYSRYAPMVAARGARVVLAVEPAIQPLLAGLSGVAECIASGAALPPYDLHCALSSLPLVFKTTLDTIPAATSYLPAVDAERMRAWEQRLGPRTRPRVGLVWTGNPKHRNDHNRSIPLRMLKPILDLDATFVSLQKEPRPADQAVLAERGEIIDLAADLTDFTQTAALACCLDLVITVDTSVAHLAAALGRPTWILLPYTPDYRWLLDREDNPWYPTVRLFRQSATRDYAGVVDRVRAELAALISAGTA from the coding sequence ATGAATCGCCGCGAGCGCCGGGCAGCCGCCAAGCAGGGCAAGGTCGACCTCAATCCAACGGGAACGGCAACGGCTGCCGCGTTCTATGAGGCCGGCCTCGGCCACATGCGGGCGGGACGGCATCTCGACGCCCGGCTCTGCTGCCAGCAGGCCCTTGGCCTCGATCCCGATCACGCCGACACCCAGCATCTGCTGGGACTGTTGAGCTTCCACGCCAGGCAGTTCGACCATGCCGTGGAATGGATCTCGCGCGCACTCAAGCAGCAACCCAGACCCCAATATCTGACGAGTCTGGGCACCGCGCTACTCAATCTGGGCCGGCGCGAGGACGCCGTCAGGGCGTTCGACACGGCGGTACGGCTCAAGCCCGACGATGCGGACCTGTGGCGAAACCTCGGTAACGTCCTGGTCGATGCCGAACGCCCGGCGGATGCGATCCTGAGCTTCCAGCACGCGCTTGCGCTGGATCCGAGCCATTGGGACGCGGCGTTCAAGGCCGGCGTGCTGCTCCAGGAAGCCGCGCGGTTCGAGGAGGCCCTCACTTATCTCAATCTCTGCAACCGCCTGCAGCCCCGCCATGCCCAGACGCTGCAGAGGCGCGGGCTTGCGCTGTACGGCCTCGGGCGGTTCGAGGATGCGCTTGCCGATGCGCGATCGGCCTCGGCGCTGGAGCCGGCGGACGCGTTTAGCTGCAACAATGTCGGCACCGCCCTGCAATCGCTCGGCCGGCATGACGAAGCGCTGTCCTGGTTCGACAGGACGCTCGCGCTTTGCCCGAACAAGGTGGAAACCCTCAACAACAAGGCCTGTTCGCTTGTCGAACTGCACCGCTTCGATGAAGCCTTCGCGGTTTATGAGCAGGCGCAGCGCATCGATCCCGGCAATGCGCTGACCGAGTGGAACGTGGCGCTGCTCCACATGCTGACCGGCAATTTCGAGGCCGGCTGGGCCGGACGAGAGGCGCGCTGGAACGTGGCCGCCCTGCAATCAACCGGGCCGGCGCGGCTTTCCAGGCCGATGTGGCGCGGCGAGCCGATCTCCGGCCAGACGATCCTGCTCCACTCCGACGAAGGGCTCGGCGACTCCATCCAGTATTCGCGCTATGCGCCGATGGTGGCGGCGCGCGGCGCGCGGGTCGTTCTCGCGGTCGAGCCCGCCATCCAGCCGCTGCTTGCGGGATTGAGCGGCGTCGCGGAATGCATCGCGTCCGGCGCGGCACTGCCGCCCTATGACCTGCATTGTGCGCTGTCGAGCCTGCCGCTGGTGTTCAAAACGACGCTCGACACCATCCCGGCCGCCACCTCCTATCTGCCTGCCGTCGACGCCGAGCGCATGCGAGCGTGGGAACAGCGGCTTGGCCCCCGCACCCGGCCGCGGGTCGGCCTCGTCTGGACAGGCAACCCCAAACACAGGAACGATCACAACCGTTCGATCCCGCTTCGGATGCTGAAGCCCATCCTCGACCTCGACGCGACTTTCGTCAGCCTGCAGAAGGAACCGCGGCCCGCGGATCAGGCCGTGCTCGCCGAGCGAGGGGAAATCATCGATCTTGCGGCCGACCTCACCGACTTCACGCAGACGGCGGCGCTGGCGTGCTGTCTCGATCTCGTGATCACCGTCGATACCAGTGTCGCGCACCTTGCGGCTGCGCTCGGCCGCCCGACCTGGATCCTGCTGCCCTACACGCCCGACTATCGCTGGCTGCTCGATCGCGAGGACAATCCCTGGTATCCGACGGTGCGCCTGTTCCGGCAATCCGCGACACGCGATTACGCCGGTGTCGTCGATCGGGTGCGGGCCGAACTTGCCGCGCTGATCTCGGCCGGCACCGCTTGA
- a CDS encoding flagellar hook-basal body complex protein gives MGIFDALNTSVGGLQAQSFALQNISGNIANASTTGYKGIGTSFVDLIPDSTTPARQVAGGVTAFAQQTITTQGTVSASTVATNMAINGDGFFSVQKASSVVDNVPVFSGVTDYTRRGDFQVNANGNLINGAGYYLMGVTVDPKTGNPTGNVPQVLQFQNNFIPAQATTAVQYAANLPTQPKTPASTTAAAGTLTAAGGINPSDFASNPLPIGSPAPPVDAFITGAVVNNQATPAAPITAATELSGTAPSDSLAAGFASGDSITIDTSPATTITFVTSGATGNQLNITDNVGALLNKISAITGASASVSGGQITLHTGTGQDLKITANTPNATTALAGLGFGAGTPPITKARAAGTNVGTGAVTGNDLTAFTNESISGGAVTAYNAAGTPVNLQLRWAKTDSATLGAGHQDTWNLFYQTSTTATGTQTAWVNVGTNFVFGANGALTSPSGSAITIPNVSVDGQALGGLTFNVASGALTQFASSAGAATINTITQNGFAAGQLQSVAVGNNGLVVGTFSNGQNINLAQVTLSHFNGTNYLKALDGGAYEVTDLSGPAIIGASGKITGSSLEGSNTDIADEFTKLIVTQQAYSANTKVITTANSMVQDLLNVLR, from the coding sequence ATGGGTATCTTCGACGCGCTGAACACATCGGTTGGCGGCCTGCAGGCGCAGTCCTTCGCGCTGCAGAACATTTCCGGCAACATCGCCAACGCCTCGACCACCGGCTACAAGGGTATCGGCACCAGCTTCGTGGACCTGATCCCCGACTCCACCACGCCGGCCCGGCAGGTCGCCGGCGGCGTGACGGCATTCGCGCAGCAGACCATCACCACCCAGGGCACGGTTTCCGCCTCGACGGTCGCGACCAACATGGCGATCAATGGCGACGGCTTCTTCTCGGTGCAGAAGGCGTCGTCGGTGGTCGACAACGTGCCGGTGTTCAGCGGGGTCACCGACTACACGCGGCGCGGCGACTTCCAGGTCAACGCCAACGGCAATCTGATCAATGGCGCCGGCTACTACCTGATGGGCGTTACCGTCGATCCGAAGACCGGCAATCCGACCGGCAACGTGCCGCAGGTGCTCCAATTCCAGAACAACTTCATCCCGGCGCAGGCGACGACCGCCGTTCAATATGCCGCCAACCTGCCGACCCAGCCGAAGACGCCGGCGAGCACGACCGCGGCGGCCGGCACGCTGACGGCGGCGGGCGGCATCAATCCGTCCGACTTTGCCTCCAACCCGCTGCCGATCGGCTCGCCGGCGCCGCCCGTCGACGCCTTCATCACCGGCGCTGTCGTCAACAACCAGGCCACGCCGGCCGCCCCGATCACGGCCGCCACGGAGCTGTCAGGGACCGCCCCGAGCGACTCGCTGGCCGCAGGGTTTGCTTCCGGCGACAGCATCACGATTGACACATCGCCCGCCACAACGATCACCTTCGTCACATCAGGGGCCACCGGAAACCAGCTCAACATCACCGACAATGTGGGGGCCCTGCTCAACAAGATTTCCGCGATCACCGGTGCTTCGGCCTCCGTCTCGGGAGGTCAGATCACCCTGCATACCGGCACCGGCCAGGATCTGAAGATCACCGCCAACACGCCCAATGCCACGACCGCCCTCGCGGGGCTCGGCTTCGGCGCAGGCACGCCGCCGATCACCAAAGCCCGCGCGGCCGGCACCAATGTCGGCACCGGTGCCGTCACCGGCAACGACCTTACGGCCTTCACCAACGAATCGATCAGCGGCGGCGCGGTGACCGCCTACAACGCGGCCGGCACGCCGGTGAACCTGCAGCTGCGCTGGGCCAAGACCGACAGCGCTACGCTTGGCGCGGGACACCAGGATACCTGGAACCTGTTCTACCAGACCTCGACCACCGCGACCGGCACACAGACTGCCTGGGTCAACGTCGGCACCAACTTCGTCTTCGGCGCCAACGGCGCGCTGACCTCGCCGAGCGGATCGGCGATCACCATTCCCAACGTCTCGGTCGACGGCCAGGCGCTGGGCGGACTGACGTTCAACGTCGCCTCCGGCGCGCTGACCCAGTTCGCAAGCTCCGCGGGCGCTGCGACCATCAACACCATCACGCAGAACGGCTTTGCCGCCGGCCAGCTCCAGTCGGTCGCGGTCGGCAACAACGGTCTCGTCGTCGGCACCTTCTCCAACGGACAGAACATCAACCTGGCCCAGGTGACGCTGTCGCACTTCAACGGCACCAACTACCTGAAGGCGCTCGACGGCGGGGCCTACGAGGTCACCGACCTCTCGGGACCCGCGATCATCGGCGCCTCCGGCAAGATCACAGGCTCCTCGCTCGAAGGCTCGAACACCGACATCGCCGACGAGTTCACCAAGCTGATCGTGACCCAGCAGGCCTATTCGGCGAACACCAAGGTGATCACCACGGCCAACAGCATGGTGCAGGATCTTCTGAACGTGCTGCGCTGA
- the flgK gene encoding flagellar hook-associated protein FlgK — translation MGLSSALATAMSGLRANQAALSIISSNVANAQTPGYVSQSANQIEVASGGVGSTVLTTGVNRQLDLFVQNQLRTETSGGGYADQISNILNQLQSVYGTPGGNGTLESAYNNFTSALQALSTSPGNSSAQSVALTAAQSLAAQLNTTTKGIQSLRNNVNQDIGNSAAQANTAMQQIASINTQLQGLSPTDPQAATLMDQRDNALNQLAKLMDVRAVTDSSNQTSVFTSSGMQLVGAGLASTLTFNSPGTLDASKQYNSDPTKSGVGTLALKLPNGATIDMAAPNMLSSGQIAADLKLRDQTLVQAQTQVDQLAATLASSLSNLTTPGTAVAGPPSGFQLNVAGLSAGNTVNVTYTDTATNTQRQLQIVNVTDPTALPYQSAPGVSPQVIGVNFSAGVGAVAAQLNSALGSSSHLQFSNAGGLLQVVDDGTNATSIKAASVTTTVGSLASGNAQLPVFTDGSSLYTGQITGSGSQMTGLAGRITVNAALLSDPSKLSVYNTSPLTAPSDTTRTDFLYSQLTSATFNYSTSTGLGSSSQPFSASISDYLQQFVSQQSNSATLAKQLQQGQSVVVSTLQQKFNSTASVNIDTEMSNLIQVQNTYAANAHIMSVVQSMMQSLMQVQL, via the coding sequence ATGGGTTTGAGTTCAGCCCTCGCCACGGCAATGTCCGGTCTGCGCGCCAACCAGGCCGCGCTTTCGATCATCTCGTCGAATGTCGCGAACGCGCAGACGCCGGGCTATGTCAGCCAAAGCGCGAACCAGATCGAGGTCGCAAGCGGCGGCGTCGGCTCGACGGTATTGACCACCGGCGTCAACCGTCAGCTCGATCTCTTCGTGCAGAACCAGTTGCGCACCGAAACCTCGGGCGGCGGCTATGCCGATCAGATCTCCAACATCCTGAACCAGCTGCAGAGCGTCTACGGCACCCCCGGCGGCAACGGCACGCTGGAGAGCGCATATAACAACTTTACCTCCGCGCTGCAGGCGTTGTCGACCAGCCCCGGCAACTCCTCGGCGCAGTCGGTGGCGCTGACGGCGGCGCAGTCGCTGGCCGCCCAGTTGAACACGACGACCAAGGGCATCCAGTCGCTGCGCAACAACGTCAACCAGGACATTGGAAATTCCGCGGCGCAGGCCAACACGGCGATGCAGCAGATCGCCTCCATCAACACCCAGCTCCAGGGCCTTTCGCCGACCGACCCGCAGGCCGCGACCCTGATGGACCAGCGCGACAATGCGCTGAACCAGCTCGCCAAGCTGATGGATGTCCGCGCCGTCACCGACTCCTCCAACCAGACCAGCGTCTTCACCAGTTCGGGCATGCAGCTCGTCGGCGCGGGGCTCGCCTCGACGCTGACCTTCAATTCGCCGGGCACGCTGGATGCGAGCAAACAGTACAACAGCGATCCGACCAAGTCGGGCGTCGGCACGTTGGCGCTCAAGCTGCCGAACGGCGCCACCATCGACATGGCGGCGCCCAACATGCTGTCGTCCGGGCAGATCGCCGCCGACCTGAAGCTGCGCGACCAGACGCTGGTGCAGGCGCAGACCCAGGTCGACCAGCTCGCCGCGACGTTGGCAAGCTCGCTGTCCAACCTGACCACGCCGGGAACGGCGGTCGCCGGCCCGCCCTCGGGCTTCCAGCTCAACGTCGCCGGGCTTTCGGCAGGCAACACCGTCAACGTGACCTACACCGACACCGCTACCAACACCCAGCGCCAGCTCCAGATCGTCAACGTCACGGATCCCACCGCACTGCCGTACCAGAGCGCGCCCGGCGTCAGTCCGCAGGTGATCGGCGTCAATTTCTCCGCCGGCGTCGGAGCCGTCGCCGCGCAGCTCAACAGCGCGCTCGGCAGCAGCAGTCACCTGCAGTTCTCCAACGCGGGCGGCTTGCTGCAGGTGGTCGACGACGGCACCAACGCCACGAGTATCAAGGCGGCTTCGGTGACGACCACGGTGGGGTCGCTCGCCAGCGGCAACGCGCAACTGCCCGTCTTCACGGACGGCAGCTCGCTCTACACCGGACAGATCACCGGGTCGGGCTCGCAGATGACCGGGCTTGCCGGCCGCATCACCGTCAACGCGGCGCTGCTTTCCGATCCGTCCAAGCTCTCGGTGTACAACACCTCGCCGCTGACCGCGCCGAGCGACACCACGCGCACCGACTTCCTTTATTCGCAGCTCACCTCGGCGACGTTCAATTATTCGACCAGCACCGGTCTCGGCTCGTCCTCGCAGCCCTTCAGCGCCAGCATCTCGGACTACCTGCAGCAGTTCGTGAGCCAGCAGAGCAATTCGGCGACGCTGGCGAAGCAGCTGCAGCAGGGCCAGAGCGTCGTCGTCAGCACACTGCAGCAGAAGTTCAATTCGACCGCGAGCGTCAACATCGACACCGAGATGTCGAACCTGATCCAGGTGCAGAATACCTACGCCGCCAATGCTCACATCATGTCCGTGGTCCAGAGCATGATGCAGAGCCTGATGCAAGTCCAGTTGTGA
- a CDS encoding pyridoxal-dependent decarboxylase yields the protein MTKLLREPSLRSEASETLDPNDWEALRAQGHRMLDDVFDFIAGVRDRPVWQPAPDAVRARFRTALPHKPSELGSVYREFADSVAPYATGNVHPGFMGWVHGGGTAVGVLADMLAAGLNANLGGRDHMPIEVERQVVEWVREMFGFPAGASGLFVTGTSMANLMAVLVARTAVLGSSARRHGNGHQGALLTAYTSRAAHGCISKAMDIAGLGSDGLRMIGVDDAHRIDVAALRRQIACDREAGLQPFLVVGSAGTVDIGAIDDLMALSTLCREEGLWFHVDGAYGALGILSPVIAPQLAGIENADSVALDFHKWGQVPYDAGFLLVREGERHREAFAAPAAYLRRETRGLAAGSVWPCDLGPDLSRGFRALKTWFTLKTFGTEKLGAVITRTCALAGYLEARILAEPRLELLAPVNLNIVCFRYRADDANRVNRDIVIDIQESGIAAPSTTVLDGALAIRAAIVNHRTDTCDIDALIAAVLEFGGQRASSAAVVDIAASPSLAV from the coding sequence GTGACCAAATTGTTGCGAGAACCCTCGCTGCGCTCGGAAGCGAGCGAGACGCTCGACCCGAACGACTGGGAGGCATTGCGGGCGCAAGGGCACCGCATGCTCGACGATGTCTTCGATTTCATCGCCGGCGTTCGCGATCGGCCGGTCTGGCAGCCGGCACCCGATGCGGTGCGCGCGCGCTTCCGCACGGCGCTTCCGCACAAGCCGTCCGAGCTCGGCAGCGTCTACCGCGAATTTGCCGATTCCGTTGCCCCATACGCGACCGGCAATGTCCATCCCGGCTTCATGGGATGGGTGCATGGCGGCGGCACGGCGGTCGGCGTGCTCGCCGACATGCTGGCGGCCGGGCTCAACGCCAATCTTGGCGGGCGCGATCACATGCCGATCGAGGTCGAGCGGCAGGTCGTCGAATGGGTGCGCGAGATGTTCGGCTTCCCGGCCGGCGCAAGCGGATTGTTCGTTACCGGCACATCGATGGCCAACCTGATGGCGGTGCTGGTGGCGCGCACCGCGGTGCTCGGCTCGTCGGCACGGCGGCACGGCAACGGCCACCAGGGCGCGTTGCTGACCGCCTACACGTCGCGCGCGGCGCATGGCTGCATCAGCAAGGCGATGGACATCGCGGGCCTCGGCAGCGACGGCTTGCGCATGATCGGCGTCGACGACGCGCACCGTATCGATGTCGCCGCCCTGCGCCGGCAGATCGCCTGCGATCGCGAGGCCGGCCTGCAGCCGTTCCTGGTGGTCGGCTCGGCCGGAACGGTCGATATCGGTGCGATCGACGATCTGATGGCGCTCAGCACGCTGTGCCGCGAGGAAGGTCTCTGGTTCCACGTCGATGGCGCCTATGGCGCGCTCGGCATCCTGTCGCCAGTGATCGCGCCGCAGCTTGCCGGAATCGAGAATGCCGATTCCGTCGCGCTCGATTTCCACAAATGGGGGCAGGTGCCCTACGATGCCGGCTTCCTGCTGGTCCGCGAGGGCGAGCGGCATCGCGAGGCTTTCGCAGCGCCGGCAGCCTATTTGCGGCGCGAGACCCGCGGGCTCGCCGCCGGCTCGGTCTGGCCGTGTGATCTTGGGCCTGATCTGTCGCGCGGCTTTCGCGCGCTGAAGACATGGTTCACACTGAAGACCTTCGGCACGGAGAAGCTCGGGGCAGTGATCACGCGCACCTGCGCGCTCGCCGGTTATCTGGAAGCGCGCATCCTCGCCGAGCCACGGCTGGAGCTGCTCGCGCCGGTCAATCTCAACATCGTCTGCTTCCGCTATCGTGCCGATGACGCCAACCGGGTCAACCGCGACATTGTCATCGACATCCAGGAGTCGGGGATCGCCGCGCCGTCGACGACTGTTCTCGACGGCGCGCTCGCGATCCGTGCGGCCATCGTCAACCACCGTACCGATACCTGCGACATCGACGCGCTGATCGCCGCCGTGCTGGAATTCGGCGGGCAGCGCGCGTCATCCGCCGCGGTCGTCGACATCGCGGCCTCGCCCTCGCTCGCGGTGTAG
- the flbT gene encoding flagellar biosynthesis repressor FlbT, with protein MALKVELKPHERIIIGSCVITNTDQRTRLLIDGDNIPILREKDILTPETANTPAKLIYLAVQLMYISPDPQVNHGTYFNLLREIVTVMPSAWPIIEEINNHILAGDLYLALKEAKKLIAYEAKLLEEATELQRAEMRRSA; from the coding sequence ATGGCCCTCAAAGTCGAACTCAAGCCGCATGAACGCATCATCATCGGCTCCTGCGTCATCACCAACACCGATCAGCGCACACGGCTGCTGATCGACGGCGACAACATCCCGATCCTGCGCGAAAAGGACATCCTGACGCCGGAAACCGCGAACACGCCGGCCAAGCTGATCTACCTCGCGGTGCAGCTGATGTATATTTCGCCGGACCCGCAGGTCAATCACGGCACCTATTTCAACCTGCTGCGCGAGATCGTGACGGTGATGCCGAGCGCCTGGCCGATCATCGAAGAAATCAACAACCATATCCTCGCCGGCGATCTCTATCTGGCGCTCAAGGAAGCCAAGAAGCTGATCGCCTACGAAGCGAAGCTCCTCGAAGAAGCCACCGAGTTGCAACGGGCGGAGATGCGCCGCTCCGCCTGA
- a CDS encoding flagellin, with product MTGIVLSASVRQNLLSLQSTASLLATTQNDLATGNKVNSALDNPTNFFTAQSLNNRASDIGNLLDGIGNGVQVLQAANTGITSLQSLVDSAKSIANQVLQSPLGYSAKSSITSAAITGATANNLLGTTGTNATVTGTAVNNNLTSAVAITSATTLSGAANTDSLASAISTGDTLVVNGTTFSFVAGSTSTGTNIGVGDTVAHLLSAIDTVTGATTASSVNSGKVTLSTGTSQNLVISGTALGKLGLTASTTNVGPPALSGETLTINPTGGGTATSITFGTGNGQVSTLNGLNAALAGNNLQATIDAATGKISITTTNDAASSTIGTIGGSATLSGAAFNGQTPAAPVTDPNSQAQRASLVSQYNNVLAQINTTAQDASFNGVNLLNGDTLKLVFNETGKSTLSISGVTFNAVGLGLSTLTAGTDFLDNASANKALTTLTTASSTLRSEASTLGSNLSIVQIRQDFSKNLINVLQTGSSNLTLADTNEEAANSQALSTRQSIAISALALANQAQASVLQLLR from the coding sequence ATGACCGGCATTGTGCTTTCCGCCTCGGTTCGCCAGAACCTGCTTTCGCTGCAGTCGACCGCTTCGCTGCTCGCCACCACCCAGAATGACCTCGCCACCGGCAACAAGGTCAATTCGGCGCTCGACAACCCCACCAACTTCTTCACCGCCCAGTCGCTGAACAACCGCGCCAGCGACATCGGCAACCTGCTCGACGGCATCGGCAACGGCGTCCAGGTGCTGCAGGCCGCCAACACCGGCATCACCTCGCTGCAGAGCCTGGTCGACAGCGCCAAGTCGATCGCCAACCAGGTGCTGCAGAGCCCGCTCGGCTACTCCGCCAAGTCCAGCATCACCTCGGCCGCCATCACCGGCGCCACCGCCAACAACCTGCTCGGCACCACCGGCACCAACGCCACCGTGACCGGCACCGCCGTCAACAACAACCTGACCTCGGCCGTCGCCATCACCAGCGCCACCACGCTGTCGGGCGCCGCCAACACCGACTCGCTGGCCTCAGCCATCTCCACCGGCGACACCCTGGTCGTCAACGGCACCACCTTCTCGTTCGTTGCCGGCTCGACCTCCACGGGCACCAATATCGGCGTCGGCGACACCGTTGCGCACCTGCTCTCCGCGATCGACACGGTGACGGGCGCCACCACCGCCTCCAGCGTCAACAGCGGCAAGGTCACGCTGTCCACCGGCACCAGCCAGAACCTGGTGATCTCCGGCACCGCGCTTGGCAAGCTCGGCTTGACCGCCAGCACCACCAATGTCGGACCGCCCGCCTTGTCCGGCGAGACGCTGACGATCAATCCCACAGGTGGGGGAACGGCGACCTCGATCACTTTCGGCACCGGCAACGGCCAGGTCTCGACGCTGAACGGATTGAACGCGGCGCTGGCCGGCAACAATCTGCAGGCGACGATCGATGCCGCGACCGGCAAAATCAGCATCACCACCACCAACGACGCGGCATCCTCGACGATCGGCACGATCGGCGGCTCGGCGACCTTGAGCGGCGCGGCCTTCAACGGCCAGACCCCGGCGGCGCCGGTGACCGATCCGAACTCGCAGGCGCAGCGTGCGAGCCTGGTGTCGCAGTACAACAACGTGCTGGCGCAGATCAACACCACGGCGCAGGACGCCTCGTTCAACGGCGTCAACCTGCTGAACGGCGACACGCTGAAGCTCGTGTTCAACGAGACCGGCAAGTCGACGCTGAGCATCTCCGGCGTGACCTTCAACGCCGTTGGCCTTGGGCTGTCGACGCTGACGGCAGGCACCGACTTCCTGGACAACGCCTCGGCCAACAAGGCGCTGACCACGCTGACGACGGCCTCCTCGACGCTGCGCTCGGAAGCTTCGACGCTGGGTTCGAACCTGTCGATCGTGCAGATCCGCCAGGACTTCTCCAAGAACCTGATCAACGTGCTGCAGACCGGTTCGTCGAACCTGACGCTCGCCGACACCAACGAGGAAGCGGCCAACAGCCAGGCGCTGTCGACCCGCCAGTCGATCGCGATCTCGGCGCTGGCGCTCGCCAACCAGGCCCAGGCCAGCGTGCTGCAGCTGCTGCGCTAA